A genomic segment from Diospyros lotus cultivar Yz01 chromosome 5, ASM1463336v1, whole genome shotgun sequence encodes:
- the LOC127802087 gene encoding uncharacterized protein LOC127802087, with translation MCSTAPRYPICAKYPTLYPPECPKCPALSSSSGCAEYDRLVQDVNNSTESGIPGYSFGAEMRKIWEEWDLRILILYILYTQLYLLMFGRSRRRSNKKILINLNVWLLYIFADLLAAIALGKLSQVKDEGKFNKDALLPEFKEAKICQPNNPESLLRGLWAPIILFYLGGPDTITVLCMEETQLWMRHLISLITQGARTCYVLIVTWTPSGLSVLALLMLISGTLKYAERVWVVKSRTRAISEGLVSPYDRTTIQLDIIDNNTAPPNRKLELKDQTKLVVEGYICFQTLRPHIPGYRVPRGPLDKFIKEDRTPWHIFKQIEIELGFMYDVLFSKVGTIFTAWGFILRFITLSCVVCVLVGFFMVDKPSTKDLKDDVQITIILLLGAIFLEIVGLLLQLVSDWAVVWAWKHPSKLSSPVLFLHEHLISKRQRWSDKVRQFSLLNFCIKYEETVLNRMVQDVCGWGKLLSFNFSLSSRTVNPTLKALIINQLKDRSQTNSGQTLQTSRTKLGEWTLNKYSCKQVFQWTMNLEFGETIVLWHIATDICYHSEEPSDESEAAKIFSYYMMHLLLICPHRLPFCNTGGDFWQTCTNIKDIFERKDVRKPSSRAEACKLLKEIPRKDCKGITVKRAKDLASDLMATEERWGIISNLWVEMLCYAAMQCEVKRHAQELRHGGEFLTHVWLLLMHFGIYGDQEIIIPPDLRGTAQDGTRNFNDAFQSTVGCFDACTGV, from the coding sequence ATGTGCAGTACGGCCCCAAGGTATCCCATTTGTGCCAAGTATCCCACCTTGTATCCTCCCGAGTGTCCCAAGTGCCCtgcattatcttcttcttctggatGTGCCGAGTATGACAGGCTTGTCCAAGATGTAAACAACTCTACGGAATCTGGGATCCCAGGGTACAGTTTTGGTGCTGAAATGAGGAAAATCTGGGAAGAATGGGACCTCCGGATTCTAATTTTGTACATCCTCTATACGCAGTTGTACCTCCTCATGTTTGGACGCTCCAGAAGGAGATCGAACAAGAAGATCTTGATCAACCTGAATGTTTGGTTGTTGTATATTTTTGCTGACTTGTTGGCAGCTATTGCTCTTGGGAAACTTTCCCAAGTCAAAGATGAAGGCAAGTTTAATAAAGATGCACTACTGCCCGAATTCAAGGAAGCAAAAATCTGCCAACCTAATAACCCAGAAAGTTTGCTAAGGGGTTTATGGGCGCCCATAATCCTGTTTTATCTCGGAGGTCCAGACACCATAACTGTCTTGTGCATGGAAGAAACACAGTTGTGGATGAGACACCTAATATCACTAATAACACAAGGTGCCAGAACATGTTATGTTTTGATTGTAACCTGGACTCCTTCAGGGCTCTCTGTCCTAGCCCTGTTGATGTTGATTTCTGGAACTCTCAAGTATGCAGAGCGAGTATGGGTTGTCAAGTCAAGAACCCGGGCAATCTCTGAAGGTTTAGTCAGCCCGTATGATCGCACAACTATCCAGCTGGATATAATTGACAACAACACTGCTCCACCCAACAGGAAGCTTGAGCTCAAAGATCAAACAAAGCTTGTGGTTGAAGGATATATCTGTTTCCAGACCTTGAGGCCTCATATTCCTGGGTATCGTGTGCCCAGGGGGCCACTAGACAAATTCATCAAAGAGGATAGAACTCCTTGGCACATTTTCAAACAGATTGAGATTGAGTTGGGGTTCATGTATGATGTGCTCTTCAGCAAGGTAGGCACTATTTTTACAGCATGGGGTTTCATTCTCCGGTTTATTACCTTGTCTTGTGTAGTTTGTGTGTTGGTGGGATTCTTCATGGTTGACAAGCCTAGTACTAAAGATTTGAAAGATGATGTCCAAATTACCATCATTCTGCTACTTGGAGCCATTTTCTTGGAGATAGTTGGACTTCTTCTTCAACTTGTTTCAGACTGGGCGGTGGTTTGGGCATGGAAGCACCCGAGCAAGTTGTCAAGTCCAGTACTTTTTCTTCACGAACATCTAATCTCTAAGAGGCAAAGATGGTCTGACAAAGTGAGACAATTTAGTTTGCTGAACTTTTGCATCAAATATGAGGAGACGGTGCTCAATAGAATGGTGCAGGATGTGTGCGGCTGGGGGAAACTTCTAAGCTTCAATTTCAGCTTGTCTTCGAGAACAGTAAACCCAACTTTGAAAGCATTAATCATCAATCAGCTTAAAGATAGATCACAGACCAATTCAGGACAAACTCTCCAGACCTCACGCACGAAACTAGGTGAATGGACCCTTAATAAATATAGTTGTAAGCAAGTGTTTCAATGGACCATGAACCTAGAATTCGGCGAAACCATTGTTTTGTGGCACATTGCGACAGACATCTGCTATCACTCTGAAGAACCCTCAGATGAATCGGAAGCagccaaaatattttcatattacatGATGCATCTTCTTCTCATATGTCCTCACAGATTACCCTTCTGCAACACTGGTGGGGACTTCTGGCAGACCTGTACAAATATAAAggatatttttgaaagaaaagatgTTAGAAAACCATCATCACGTGCTGAGGCGTGTAAGCTGCTAAAAGAGATACCTAGGAAGGACTGCAAAGGGATCACAGTGAAACGTGCAAAAGATCTTGCCAGTGATTTGATGGCAACGGAGGAAAGATGGGGAATTATTAGCAATCTGTGGGTGGAGATGCTCTGCTATGCGGCAATGCAGTGTGAAGTAAAACGCCACGCTCAAGAGCTTAGACATGGCGGAGAGTTTCTGACCCATGTCTGGCTGCTACTCATGCACTTTGGCATATATGGAGATCAGGAGATAATTATACCTCCAGATCTACGGGGCACGGCGCAGGATGGGACAAGAAATTTCAATGACGCCTTTCAATCAACGGTGGGTTGCTTTGATGCTTGTACTGGTGTgtaa